The DNA region TCATTAGTTCAAGTGGTTTGGTTTGGTAAGTgagaattttgaaatgaaaattttaagtattaaaatgaaatattaaatattattattgttttaaaatttaaaaaaattaagaaaaaagttaaattatttattatattttatatggagatttgaaaaagttgtaataataagatgagaattgtgagattgagataagaattttaaaaagcCAAACCGAACCATTAAATGACTCAAAACAAAACTACCATGAACGTTACTTTCAACTCAGCAGCATCAAGTGAGAAATGCAGCTGATTAAAGCATTGCTCCTAATCAACCTACACCACAAGATAAGCTTTTCAAGTCACAATTGGATTCATTATATGACATCCTCTGAACAATGCCAGATGGAGAAGAAAGCAAATTTCATGTTTACATAGACAAATTCTGCAGTAATATACGCTTAATTGAAAACAACAGGAGGATTAAAGGTAATTaggaaattaaatttaaaagaatacataAGAGGGGAAGAAAAACCATCTTTCCACCTCTCATCATCAACCTGGCTATTCTACCGCACAAGTCATGCAATAAAACAAATGAGTAATCCATGCGAATGTGTGGTGTCAAATCCTTTACgttattttctaatttcttttcccTACTGAAACTATATACCTGAGAAACTTTTCCTATTCCTCCCTCCTTTCTCTAGTACCATTTTGATCTATCACAGATCCCTAATGGCTTCTCTACGTCTGCGTCTCCTACCTGATCGTCCCAATAATACTCTGCCATGTCGACGGAAGCGACTAACCAGTGATACGCCACCATCATCGCCACCGCCATCATcattgatgttattgttgtcgTCTCGATCGGAAGAATCCAATCCACCAACAGGAGAGGGGTGGTGATTCTGGTGAAGGCTAGCAGCATTCTGATCTGATCCATGATGAAAGGTTCTCTCAGGATGCCTCAGCCGTCTACTAAGGTCGTTCCCTGATGGTCCAAACGCATGCAACAGAAGAAATACATTCACCAGATTACTATCAAAGCCAACCTCAAGACCCCTATTCCTCTCTGCAGCGTTTACATCGAAGCCCCCATCCTCTTCATCTGTATCAAAACCATGACGATTACTTTCTATAACATAATCTCCAAAAACCATTGCCCCCGGCATTGTTGACCTTATTGTGCTGATCACATCATCCCGCTCCCTCTCCCGCTCAAGCCTTCTCCATTTCTGTTCAAGTATGGGATCCACTTCGCGTGGCTGTGCAGAGGGGTGCTCCACCCTAACATGTTTCCGCAGCTCCTTGTAATTTCCAACAAATGAGCAATTATCCTGCATGCAGcttctctttttctcatttagaAATTCTCTTGCAGGTTCGACCACAGTCCAACCTTTAACCTGGCCCCTGCAAAGGGGGCAGGCAAGCTCGGTGGCTTCACACCTCTCGACGGGCGAACTGGAATCCGGTAACACAATGGGATTATTGATGGAGCCATGCATATGTTGTCCATCATTTGATGAGATTGTTTTGGTATATGCTTTTTTGTACTGGTCAAGGCAGTTGGAGTACCGAAAGCTAGTTCCACACATGTATGGACGGCAACCCTTGTCATGAGAGGAACAGAGGAGAAGAACAGCATTGTGAGGGCACTCCATACACACAGAACATGTCACATCTTCCCAGTCTTTTTTATCCAAAGCCTTGGAGCATTTCTTGGGACACAAGTCCACCGAAATATCCAAGTTGTAAGTAGGCAGTGGGTATGGAGTTACCCTGGATTGCCGAGAAGAAATTCTGCGCCGTCCTCTGCTACCGTTCACCATTTCCAATCTACACCAGAAAAACCACATCGCAacatattatgaaaataaagtTGCCAATTACAGGCAAAACATTATGCATGAACGAGAATCAAATTCAGTCATTTTCATGCTGATTTGGAATGATTGATCAAAACTGTCAAAGCATTTCAGTTCTCCACTTTAATTGTTCACCATTCCACCCCATAACAAGGAATTAGAACATGGTGTCAAAAAGGAGTTACTGAGCATCACAAAATTTTATCCAAATCAATTATTCGAGTATTTTTGCCTAAAGCAATATAGAGAGAAAATAATAGTCATTTTACAACAGGGTAATGTAACTGAACTCTGGTCACAAGCAATGTGACACCAGCAGCAATCTTCCTCAAAACATCCTTCCAAAAGACTTAAGTTTGAAGTGAAATAAGACTCTCAGTTTCTAACTTTACCTATCAGTTCCCAGTTACCTTGGGAGAGTGATTGGTGAGTGACGTCTTCTTTGAGAGTGACATTTTTGTAGAAGGCAatatgaggaaaaaaaagaggaaagataTTGATGTTTAATAACCTGAGGAAATGGAATATCATTGCAGTTGCATGGATTGATGctgtatatataaaaagaatgtTCAAACCTTTGAAGATGGAGAAACTGCACGggtagaaatgaaaaaaaattgttctcaACTCCCTCTACACATGGATAGGAGCTCATAATGGTTTGTTTTTTCTAATTTGTCCAAGGCCCGGTTCGATCTCACAAACCTTTGAaaccatctcatcccatctcatctcagcatccaaacaccattcaaatacaaaaaattttcaatttcaaattttaaactttttcatttaatcattacctaaaaattacaactttctcaaacttccaaacaaaatacaaaaaataattcaactttttcaaatcccaaaacaaaaaattatattctaaccctctttcatctttataatttttttattcaactttttctctcttcttttttaaaaccccataaaaatcttaactcaaactatttcactactatttacaacttatctcactactattcacagatttctaccctcatctcatctatgtaaCCAAACAATTTTTGAGCTGTcgtttctctctttctcccaaACAGGGGGGTTCTCTTCAATTTGTGTATACTTCCCGTGTATAAGGGTAGCTCCACCTCTgtgtttttataatgaaattagATTACTTGCATAAAAAGTCATATAGAAAGGTCCTCAAGAGATATGCCCAACAGAGTTCTACAATCTAGCAACAATGAATGCTCAGCAGGAAGATTCTCATAGTTAGCTTTCACATAAAGACAAAAGACAAGTAGATAACCTCTAAGCCTAGcaaaatgcataattaaaaattaaccatTTTATTTCAACAGCTTCCTAGATTCCCATGGTATAAATGCTCCAACATCAGCATCACATAGAGCTCAACAGATAGATTCCCACAGTTAATTCAAGTGAGTGATTCACTTGATCTCTCACCCAAGAAACCGATAATTTAAAGTCACCACTTATGCACCACAACTACATTCCACAAGCCAATTCATCCCAAAGCATTCTTCTATCACCCATCAATGTTATGGCCAAAGGGGCATATAGCTAAAGTATGATGCTAGAGGAAATTTCTATAGCATCGAAGGTAGTGGTAAGTGGATACCTTCCTGTGTATTTAATAGAAATTCTGGACACTTTGCTCGACGTTTTCCCCTTTTCCTTGATGAGAGAAATTACTCCAATGGCAGTAGAATATTTAGGATTGAGCACTATGTCgcaccaaagaaaaataaaacatatagaaTTAGCCTCAGAAATATAAATAGCAAAAGTAATATACGTGGAATAAGGAGACTCGATGCATGCACAAGAAAAATGAGCTAAAAGAATTGAACCTTTCAAACACGTAaccaataaaattctaaaatcaaAATACGACCACAAACAACATGCCAactcaacccccccccccccccccccccccccacccaaaaaaaaacacaaaaaaaaaaccatcaaaGGCTCTCCTATTTCTATCATTTATGCACACAATCAAATGCAAGGAAAGACATTTCTTTAGAAAATAGCCAGTGAACTTTCCAAACTTTGCAAGGCCAAAAGCCTAGAAACTAACCAGGGTAATTTTGATCCAAACCTTGCCCTGTAATTATACTACATGATATTCTGTATTTCACAGGTTCACATAATCCATGCACTAGCAAGTTTATATTAACCCATCAACACCCAAAGGGCATACATTTCCCAGCCCCATATCGCTTACAAATTAATAGATGAGTCTTAAAACCCTTAAATTGGCTCTTTAAACCACCAGATCATCTCACATTTCCAGGCATTTGATGATTCTACGTTCACGCTGGACAAGGTAACTAGTGTGGTTGCCTAAAACTATACCAGTGAGTAGAAAATACACAGACGGGGATTCTACAATAACATGACAGAGTAGGagccccaaaaaaaaattaaacttatttcTTTCGTGAGTATTGTGATAAACAAGAAGAAAACAATACCATATTATCTCAacgaatataaaaataaaaaataaataaaaataataataaaaaaaaataaccgaAAGGATGAAAACCCCCAAGCTATCATTATTGAAGAGATCCAAATTATGCAGCACTCAACTGAATTATCAAacggtaaaataaaaaatcaaagaaaatcaacAGCACATAACTCAAATTATATAAAGAGGTTGTTATGCATAAATATATTAGAGAGACCAATGAATCTCCAGAAAAATAACCACTCACAAGGTAACATTAACTGATAAAAGAGGTGGCAATATTCTGTgcacttttattttcatttggcaattacaagaaaaatagaaaaatcccaACATGTACGAACCAGCAATCAAATGACCAGAAGTAAGGCAAAGCGCTAAAGTTTGAAATGGCCCAATTTGACAAAGAAATGAGCATATACAAAGAAGAGACCGAATTCCAAGCATAATTTCGGTTAATCCAACAAACATATCAAAATTCGAACTTCCTAGGAATTAAGCCAAGTTAATCCAACACTAAAAAGACCCACCTGCCTCGCACTTCGGGAAAATCTAGATCGTAAAGTCGATTGCAAAAACTAAAGTGCGTCGGATAACACCAAAAACGATGCAAGATGAGAGACTTAAGTAGGAATTGCCTAATAGAAACAACAACGTGCATAGCCAATGAATCACGCGAAATAGACAGttgatgaattaataaaataataaatgatgaGATACCATTATATGTGGCACATGGACGGTTCCTTTATCCGTCGGAGatccaaaataatattactttattaaaaaaaaaaaaaaaagatgaagagcGAAAGTAAAAGTAAACGTATACCGAAAGaattagttaaataaaaaataacaggaAGTTTGGATGAAAAGCTACCCGCGTTTGGGAGCCGAGAAAATAAGGGTTAATTGAGAACTTGGAAACGGAAATGGAGTATCAAATAcgatttaaaataaagaagttaaatatgttagagagagagaaatcgaGAAAGAGCCGTACCTGAAATTACAGTTCAGAATTGGGGATCGGCCAACGAAGATAAGAAATTTGGATAGAGGGAGATTAGGGTATTGAAGAAAATGCAAAGGCGAAGAAATCGAGGGCAGAGACTTAGAGAAAGAGAGTTGAAGGGCGAGACAGGAGGACCATTCTCATCTCCATTTCTTTCTTCGTGTACGCgacagtagagagagagagatagacggAGAAGGCGTTTTATCGGATTCGTGGGGTTGGAGTCATTGCTACGCTAACTCTCCACCTGGCTCTAACCTCAGAGATAGAGAGACACACAGAGAGAAAATAGGGATTATTTCTCAGGGAAAAGTCTCAGACTTCAGAGGTGGGGTGGCAAGATGCGAATGGGGATACTACACGCGCTGGTGGGGAGAGTGTAGGGAACGCTCCATTCTAGTGGGGGTAAGGTCACGTGCTGTGACGTAGAGTTAGTGCACTAACATTGTGCCGTCTGGTTAACCATGAagttacaaaaatattaaaaataaataaatagaaatcaaaatgaaaataaaacaacaatatatatacacaattaaaaaaatatatgtacatTTCATTAGCCAAAAACTCCTTTTTCCCTACCACCTACATGCGTCAAACTAATTCTATAATTACTTCTAATTACAACCATGGTGGCTCTGTTTCAcaagaaaaaaccaaaatatatatatatatgacacttgaaaactataaaaatggTCGGACGAAGGTTGCTCCTCCAGCTGCCTCTCTACTTGATGCAATTGCTCAGGGGTTCCAATGGCAATAATATTAACAGGGCTAATCACCATTCTGCTCAGAGTTTCCTTACTTCATGGATCCCCCCACTAATATTGAGCCACATTGCAGCATCAAGCAGCACTGCCGGTCTTCCACAAAACTGCAAACAAGGTGAGTTCTTAAGCCGACGGCCACCTTTTGACCTCCCCTGTGGAACCGATACCTTTGGTtgtttgatgagatttggtGATAGAAGAAACTAAATATTGTGGTACCGGGTCCCTATGATTATTTTACAAACAGGTTCCACAATGTTTTGTGAAATTTCCTGCTGTAGAATGTAAACTGCATTGGCTGGCAGGATTACCGACAATTCAACTAGAACATCACTGATTGTTCATAAGCTTTTAGGACCGCATGCCTCTGCTGTGAGGAGAAGCAGGGCCAAAGGAATTTTGAAGAGGTCTTCTCAGAAATGGATGGTTCAATAGCTGAGCTGCCGTAGGCCGATCATTTGGGTTAACTTGTATGCATTTGAGGATGAAATCGCGGGCATCTATTGATAACGAATCAGGAACTGGAGGAGGTTTACCCCTGCCAATCATAAATAGCGCTTGCATCTGTCACACAGAAAAATCTATTGTTACAAAAATTTTCCAGATCACCTCCAGAGATGGCTACAATGCACCAATATTATTAGCAAAACTGAGAGCGATAGACATTCGACTAGTATTTTCTAGGATCACATCTGGAATTACATGGAAATTAAAATGAATGCTTTTACATGATCGAGCACAGTATAATTCCGTGGAGTCTTTCTTTTTGGCACAACTCCactaaaaaattgattttttggctttttatttctctctccatATTGaagttctctatttttttaaataattgttgAAGATCCTTTCTTACGGGAACAACTCCAGTCTAACAATTGTACAGCCTCTAATTGCTGATTAAATAGGAACATTTCAATGTTAGGCATTCCTATACTAActggtataaaaaaaaattaaaaaaaaaaagattaaaaaaacaggGACATGGGCATGGGCATGGGTGTATGAGATAGCTAGAATACCCAAACATAATTCCAATGCATGTCAACTAACATCTATCCCGTCTTATCTTCTTAAGGCCAAAAAAATCGGGTGGGGAATCAACTTCTtagaaataagatcattttgTGATAAGGTTTCAGCCAATGTAATGAGTCATCATTAGTGAGCTTGAAATCAACTTGACCACTTGCCAGATGACATAAACTAAcagatataaaaatttaaaaaaaaataaaaactatatttatgACTGTACTAAACAACGATACTGGGAAGATTAAGTAATGCTCCATATATATGAAATGTTATACATACGCCTTCCAAGTGAGAGTACGGTGGCTGGCAAGTCAACATCTCCAAAACAGTACATC from Carya illinoinensis cultivar Pawnee chromosome 6, C.illinoinensisPawnee_v1, whole genome shotgun sequence includes:
- the LOC122314194 gene encoding uncharacterized protein LOC122314194; this translates as MVNGSRGRRRISSRQSRVTPYPLPTYNLDISVDLCPKKCSKALDKKDWEDVTCSVCMECPHNAVLLLCSSHDKGCRPYMCGTSFRYSNCLDQYKKAYTKTISSNDGQHMHGSINNPIVLPDSSSPVERCEATELACPLCRGQVKGWTVVEPAREFLNEKKRSCMQDNCSFVGNYKELRKHVRVEHPSAQPREVDPILEQKWRRLERERERDDVISTIRSTMPGAMVFGDYVIESNRHGFDTDEEDGGFDVNAAERNRGLEVGFDSNLVNVFLLLHAFGPSGNDLSRRLRHPERTFHHGSDQNAASLHQNHHPSPVGGLDSSDRDDNNNINDDGGGDDGGVSLVSRFRRHGRVLLGRSGRRRRRREAIRDL